In the Sarcophilus harrisii chromosome 1, mSarHar1.11, whole genome shotgun sequence genome, one interval contains:
- the LOC100923934 gene encoding UPF0488 protein C8orf33 homolog isoform X1 → MEAPRPKGPKGPERKSEAVGGGRGANKKGKKQPPRPGTGASALGHNRDAEEVAGLPVSGRPEDGEQDEQLRLQRELDWCVEQLELGLKTQKSNPKQAEQAARAVKTLRSHRAELPKKRQVMRSLFGDYRARMEEDRKAALKAMEAAARSARVIPVEEAIRRKSSRICRHRPGGRMNSVSLPEEEFKFNFILSPAHQESP, encoded by the exons ATGGAG GCGCCGCGGCCGAAGGGCCCAAAGGGGCCGGAACGGAAGTCGGAGGCTGTCGGAGGGGGCCGCGGGGCCAACAAGAAGGGCAAGAAGCAGCCCCCGCGTCCCGGGACCGGGGCGAGCGCGCTGGGCCATAACCGCGATGCTGAGGAGGTAGCCGGGCTGCCCGTCAGCGGAAGACCAGAGGATGGG GAGCAGGACGAGCAGCTGCGGCTGCAGAGGGAGCTGGACTGGTGCGTGGAACAGCTGGAGCTGGGCCTGAAGACCCAGAAATCCAACCCAAAGCAGG CTGAGCAGGCAGCTCGGGCGGTCAAGACCCTACGAAGTCATCGGGCCGAGTTGCCCAAGAAACGCCAAGTGATGCGGTCCCTGTTTGGGGACTACCGGGCCCGCATGGAGGAGGATCGGAAAGCCGCCCTGAAGGCCATGGAAGCGG CAGCTCGATCAGCTCGGGTGATCCCTGTTGAAGAGGCCATCCGAAGGAAGAGTAGCCGGATCTGCAGGCATCGCCCGGGTGGAAGGATGAATTCTGTGTCTCTTCCAGAGGAAGAATTTaagtttaactttattttatcCCCTGCTCATCAGGAATCCCCCTGA
- the LOC100923934 gene encoding UPF0488 protein C8orf33 homolog isoform X2 translates to MEAPRPKGPKGPERKSEAVGGGRGANKKGKKQPPRPGTGASALGHNRDAEEEQDEQLRLQRELDWCVEQLELGLKTQKSNPKQAEQAARAVKTLRSHRAELPKKRQVMRSLFGDYRARMEEDRKAALKAMEAAARSARVIPVEEAIRRKSSRICRHRPGGRMNSVSLPEEEFKFNFILSPAHQESP, encoded by the exons ATGGAG GCGCCGCGGCCGAAGGGCCCAAAGGGGCCGGAACGGAAGTCGGAGGCTGTCGGAGGGGGCCGCGGGGCCAACAAGAAGGGCAAGAAGCAGCCCCCGCGTCCCGGGACCGGGGCGAGCGCGCTGGGCCATAACCGCGATGCTGAGGAG GAGCAGGACGAGCAGCTGCGGCTGCAGAGGGAGCTGGACTGGTGCGTGGAACAGCTGGAGCTGGGCCTGAAGACCCAGAAATCCAACCCAAAGCAGG CTGAGCAGGCAGCTCGGGCGGTCAAGACCCTACGAAGTCATCGGGCCGAGTTGCCCAAGAAACGCCAAGTGATGCGGTCCCTGTTTGGGGACTACCGGGCCCGCATGGAGGAGGATCGGAAAGCCGCCCTGAAGGCCATGGAAGCGG CAGCTCGATCAGCTCGGGTGATCCCTGTTGAAGAGGCCATCCGAAGGAAGAGTAGCCGGATCTGCAGGCATCGCCCGGGTGGAAGGATGAATTCTGTGTCTCTTCCAGAGGAAGAATTTaagtttaactttattttatcCCCTGCTCATCAGGAATCCCCCTGA